A stretch of DNA from Hydrogenophaga sp. SL48:
ACCGTCCCCTCGCCCGTCGCCGCCGTGCTCTCGCGCCTGCCGCCGTACCCCGGCTCGCTGCTGCTGGTCACCGGGCTCAACCTGGTGCTGGCGCGGCAGCTGCCGGCCGATGTGGCCGCGCGCCTGCAAGGTCAGCGCATCCGCATCCACGTGCGCGATGCCGGCCTCAAGTTCGACTTTGCCTGGGAAGGCAGGGCGTTCCGCGCCAGCGCGCCACAGCCGGCCACCGAGCTCACTCTGAGCGCCAATGCGCACGACTTCCTGCGCCTCGCGCAGCGGCTGGACGACCCCGACACCCTGTTCTTCAACCGCCGCCTTTCCATGGAGGGCGACACCGAACTGGGCCTGGTGGTCAAGAAC
This window harbors:
- the ubiT gene encoding ubiquinone anaerobic biosynthesis accessory factor UbiT, giving the protein MNDTFASASRHTVPSPVAAVLSRLPPYPGSLLLVTGLNLVLARQLPADVAARLQGQRIRIHVRDAGLKFDFAWEGRAFRASAPQPATELTLSANAHDFLRLAQRLDDPDTLFFNRRLSMEGDTELGLVVKNALDALELPVFQLAQWTPSAVFARLQRLRPSAAPGSRHAGR